In one Pasteuria penetrans genomic region, the following are encoded:
- a CDS encoding group II intron maturase-specific domain-containing protein: MAKRGKEIRKHMEPGMELHEVAERSNPILRGWVNYYGVFDPSHLRKSLLRSFDDNVLAWWAVCQEVVQEMKVARPFVTG, from the coding sequence ATAGCTAAGCGGGGGAAGGAAATAAGAAAACACATGGAGCCAGGTATGGAACTGCATGAGGTGGCGGAAAGGTCCAATCCCATATTGAGGGGCTGGGTGAATTACTATGGGGTCTTTGATCCCTCACATCTGAGGAAATCCCTACTACGGAGTTTCGATGACAATGTTTTGGCCTGGTGGGCCGTGTGTCAAGAAGTCGTTCAAGAGATGAAGGTTGCTCGGCCCTTCGTAACCGGCTGA